GAGGTTCCCTATATGGGCATAGTTATAGACTGTAGGACCGCAGGCGTAGAACGAGACGGTCTTGTCCTTCAGGGGTATGAACTCTTCCAGGGTCCGGGTATAGGAGTTGAAAAACTGAAGTGCCATGAAGATACCGTCCTTGTGGGAAACACCCCGTATGGAATAATCCGGCCAAAACAGGGTAGAATATGACGATGAATAATGTACGTCATTCAGCGGAAAGAATCAACATCGAAGGCTCAATCGAGTTCGACGTACCCATGGCCCCCTACACGTCCTTCCGGGTCGGCGGACCGGCAGAGATTTTCATACACCCGAAAAACTGGCAGGACGTTCAGCGTGCCATGGTGTGGGCGGACACACAAGGCCTTTCCTTTTTTCTCCTTGGCGGCGGGGCAAATATCCTTGTAGCCGATGAAGGGATTCCCGGCGTTGTTGTTCATACCCGCAGTCTCAATGGAATCGAAATTGACGGGTCCCTCGTAACAGCGGAAGCGGGGGCGGAGATTTCCCTGGTGGCGGAGAGTGCCGCCGGCGCGGATCTCACGGGGCTGGAGTTTATCTTTCGCATGCCCGGAAGCGTGGGCGGAGCAGTCTGGATGAATGCCCGCTGCTACGGCGTCTCCCTGAACGAACGCCTTGCATGGGTGGACCTCATCGACACGGACGGGAGGCCCGGACGCTATCATCCCCGGGAGGAGGACTTTGCCTATAAAAAGTCCCCGTTTCAGGAAGGACGGCCCGTTATTACCCGCGCAGGATTCACACTGAAACCGGGGAGTCCCGAAAAAATCCGCGCCCTCATGGATGAACACGCCCGGGACAGGGAGTCCAAGGGACATTTTCGCTATCCCAGTGCGGGTTCGGTTTTCAAGAACGACAGAGCCTTCGGTATGCCCACGGGCAAACTGATCGATACGGCAGGACTCAAGGGAAAGCGCATCGGAGGGGCCATGATAGCCCCGTTTCATGGTAACATAATAGTGAACACGGGCTCCGCCACGGCTTCTGACATTCTGGCCCTGATACGACTGGCGGAAGAAAAGGTGGACGAAATTTTCGGCTTCAGGCTGGAGAGGGAAGTCCTCCTGGTGGGAGCCTGGAGCAGATAAAAGGAAGGCACACAATGCGGGATCTGAACGAAATACTCTCTGAACAGCCCCATACCCCCGCGCAGCTCAACGAACTGCTCGCAGGAATTCCCCTGGCGGAGCTGATAGACCAGTGGGACAGTCTTGAGGAGGAGCAGAAAAAGGAGGTTTTTCACGCCCTGGACCGGGAAGACAAGGGAGACCTGCTGATCTCGCTGCCGGCGTCGGAACAGGCGGCCCTTACGGAGATGATCGGAGATGGGGATTTCAAGGACCTGCTGCAGGACATGGAACCCGACGACCTGGTGGACTTTATTCAGGCCGCCTCCTCGGAGGTGCGTAAAACCCTCTGGAGAAAACTGAGCCCCGAATCAAAACGGGAAATCCTCTATCTGCTGCGTTTTGACGAAGACGACGCGGCGGGTCTGATGACTCCCCGCTTTCTGGCGGTTCAGTCCCACATAAGCGTTTCCCAGGCCCTTCATTTTCTGCGCCGCAACGCCAAGAAGGTGGAAATGGTCTATTACATCTATGTGGTGGACAAGGAGCGCCGCCTCCAGGGGGTCTGTTCCCTCAAGGACATCCTGACAGCCCCGGATGACGCGATTATAGAAAACGTAATGGAAAGGGAAATAATCGCGGTGCGGGAAGATACCGACCAGGAGGAGGTCGCGAAAATCCTTGAAACCTACGATGTCATGGCCCTTCCCGTTGTGAACAGCCAGAATGCCCTGCTGGGTATCATCACCTTCGATGACATTATCGATGTTATACGGGAAGAGCAGACCGAGGACGTTTACAAAATGGGAGCCATGGAGGGAGGTCTCGACCGTTACCTGGACAGCTCTATAGTGGCTCTGGTCAAAAAGCGGGTCCCCTGGCTGATAATCCTGCTGCTGGTGGGCACCATAACCACCAATGTGGTCCATCATTACGAATCCCTGGTCATAGGAGCAGCCTTTCTGTTTGTTTTCATGCCCGTCATAACCCAGACCGGAGGTAATACGGGCAGTCAGTCATCGACCCTGATGATCCGCGGTCTTGCAACGGGGGAGATCCATTTTCGCGACATCGGAACTGTCATGCTCAAGGAGATCCTGGTTGGGCTGATTATGGGTTTTGTAACCGGGGGTGTGATAATCCTGCGCAGCTATCTTCTGCCGCCGGGAATTCCCCTCTTCGATGCCGCGGTAATTGGAGTCAGTCTTACCTTTGTGGTGGTATTTTCAACCTTCATCGGAGCCCTGGCACCCCTTGTAATTCACCGCATGGGTTTCGACCCCACGGTAATGTCCGCGCCTCTGATGGCCACGGTTATAGACGTCTGCGGACTGACGATATATTTTGAGACTGCCCGGATTTTTCTGGGCCTGTAGAAGGACTCAAAGGAATAAAAGAGAGACGAGCGGATGAATCAGAAAGAAAAAGAACAGATACTGCGAAACGAGCTCGAGGCGGTCCTCGAGGGGGGTAACGCCCACGACGGCTGGCAGCATAAACTGAAAAACTTTCCCCCGGATAAGATAAACAGCGGACTTCCCGGACTGCGCACCCCTGTCAGGACCCTGTTGACGCCCTGGACCCTTCTGGTCCATATGAGAATCTGCGTAAAGGATATCCTGGATTTTATTCAAATGAGGGACTACAGTCCCCTTCCTTTTCCCGAGGGATATTGGCCCGCGGAAGAGAAGGCCCCGTCACCGGAGGAGTGGAACAGGGAACTGGAAGGTTTTGCCCTGTTGATGGCCGAAGCTGTCCAGCTGGTCCGGGACCTGAAAACGGACCTTTTCTCACCCCTGCCCCACGCGCCGGAATATTCGGTCTACCGGGAACTGCTGCTCATTGCCGACCACAATGCCTATCATCTCGGACAACTGGGACTTTTTGAGGATCTCTAGGCCTCCGGACCTTTACATGCCGTCGATAATCTCGTATGTGTCCCTGGCGATCTGCAGCTCTTCGTTGGTGGGTACAACGCAGATCGCGGTCTTTGAGTAATCCGCGGAGATTACCCCCTGGCGGTTTCCGTTTTCCCGGTTCCTTTCATCATCCAGGATTATCCCGAGACTCTCGAGACGGTGGCAGATCCGTTCCCGCATCTTTACGGAGTTTTCGCCGATACCCCCGGTAAAGACAAGGATGTCCGTCCGTACCATGTTGGCGGCAAAGGCGCCTATGTACTTGCGAATGCGATAGGCATAAACATCCAGGGCTTCCCGGCACTGCTTGTTCCCCGAGGCTGCGGCCTCCTCAATATCCCGCATATCATTGGATATTCCCGAGAGTCCCAGCATGCCGCTCTCCTTGTTGAGAATGCGGTTAAGGTCCTCCTTGGAGAAGCCCCGCTCCATCAGATAGAATAGAATCTGCGGATCGATATCTCCCGATCTGGTTCCCATGACCACCCCTTCCAAAGGAGTAAATCCCATGGAGGTGTCCATGGATTTACCGTTGGCGATGGCGGTGATGGAGGCTCCGTTTCCCAGATGGCAGGAGATGACATTGGTGTTGGAAGGGTGCCGCTTCATCAGTTTTATGGCTTCCCCGGATACATACCGATGGCTTGTTCCGTGAAAACCGTAGCGGCGTATACGGTATTTATCGTAAAACTCCCTGGGCAGGCCGTAGAGATAGGCCGCAGGAGAAAGAGTCTGATGAAAAGCCGTATCGAAGACCGCCACCTGAGTGCAGTCCGGAAGCTGATTCATGGCTTCACGGATACCGATAAGGTTGGCGGGATTATGCAGGGGGGCAAGTTCTATGTTCTTTTCGATGGCGGCGATCACCTTGTCATCGATGGTGACGGAGGTGGAATACTCCTCGCCCCCGTGTACCACCCGGTGTCCCACACCGTGGATCTCCGCCATGGAGGAGATAAGGCCTGCCTCCCCGTCGATAAGGGCGCTTTTAAGGTGCTCCATTGCCGCTTTATGGTCCGGCATGGGTGCATTGCTGTCGTAAACCTTGCCGTCGGGACGTTTCTGACAGATATGACCCATATCCTGCCCGATCCGTTCAATCAGCCCTTTCCCGATGCTCTCCCTGTCGGGCATACGGTAAACCTCGTATTTTATCGATGAACTGCCGCAGTTTATTACAAGGATTGTGTGCATCAGAGGGCTCCTTCATAATTTGGTCTTACCAATTATAGACGGCAAACAGAAAAACTGCAACGTATTTTGTACCGGGCACCTTCAATTTAGTTCACATCCCCCCGAAACGGAAGCTTCGTCCTCCCGAAATGGAGAAGCTGAAGCCCGACTCCCCCATGGAAAAACCGGCCCCGGTTTCCCAGTCATCAAAAATCAGAGCCAGGTCGGCTTTCATGAAAAAAAAACTCTCCTCCGGGGGCTCGCAGGACTCTTTTTCCCGGGAGATACCGGAAATGAAGGAGAGATCCAGGGGAAGTCTGCGCAGACTGAATCCTGCCCTAGCCTCTTCCAGCACATCATAGCTTACCAGGTAAGTGCCTCCCGCACAGAGACGGGTTCTCCAGGCGGCAAAGGTCCAGGGAAGGGAAAATGCAAGATTACCCGACATGGATTCCTCCCAGGTATAGAGACCCTCATCCCTTTTTACCAGCAGATCCCGGGTAATCTCTCCCGAAAAGGCTGTGAACACCCAGGCGGCGCCCCCCTCCAGGCTGAAACGAAGGTCCGCCGGTTCCGCGCCACTGAGGGGTGGATGATCGAGGCGGACACTGCTCCTTACCAGCCCCTTTACCGGATACACCGGTAAAATCAGCAGATCAAAGGCGGAGGAAAGATTATAGGGACTCAGACGATTCCGGGGACTGCGATAGTTCCTGTCCAGGCAGGAAAGGGCGAATCTGGTACTCAGGAGGGAGGAATCATAGAGAAGGGAGCCCCGCAGATAGCCCCCGGCGGGTTGTACACGATGCAGAGAGGCCCCGGCGAAACATGAAAGACCCGCGTGTTCCCCTTTAAGGATGAGCCGTAATCCTCCAAGCAGGAGCTCACCCTCGACCGGGACCCCCTCCCTTTGAATCCACTCATCATCCGGATCTTCCGGAATCTCAGAAAAAGAGCCGACCCCGGCCAGGCGGAGCCAGGGAAAAGGCGCAAACTCCGCTTCGATGCCCAGTTCCGGCAGCTTACCCTCCCCTTCAAGCATGGAAAACTGGATGATCCCCGGCAGTCCCAGAACAAGGGCTTCGCGGGAGGCCGGCGACCAGCTCCTCTGCAGTGAAAATGAAGGAGCATCACTGTACTTTGCAGAGGATGCAGTCTGGGCTCCGGGCTTGATAAGCTCCTGCAGGGGGCCGCGGACCGTCAGGGAACCCAGGGCCGCCCAGGGCAGGGCGAGTCCTCCGGAAAAGGAATATCCGCCCTCCTTTTCCCGGACTGCCACAAGGCCGGCACTGAGTCTGCGATAATCCGCGGTAATTCTTCCCGCAGCTTCCCCGGGCTCCTCATAGCGGCCGGCAATCTGTACATGTACAGATGAATCCTCGGCTGCCAGGGGGGAGCACAGACAGATCAGCATACCGAAAAAAGAGCGGAACTTCATACAGGATAAAACCGTCCGTCTGCCTCTTTGATTCTACTTACTGTAAAAAATCCCGTATTCAGGCATACTTGAAAGCCGCAGGGAGTTCGTTTACACTCAAAGGAAGAACCACTTTATACACCAACGCAAAGTATCATTTTTTTTCGGAGGATTATTTTGACTATTCTTACCTTGAACTGCGGCTCCTCGTCGGTAAAGTATCAGCTCTACGACTGGGACAATAAAGTCATACTCGCCGCCGGTATCGTCGAAAGGGTTACCCAGCCCGGATCAGTAATTGAACACCGGAGTACCGGTAAAGAGGAAATCACCCGGGAACACGCATGTCCCACCCACAAGGAAGCCATCCAGCTCATCCTCGAAACCCTGGTTGATTCCGAGTACGGCGCCCTTTCGTCCATCGATGAGATCAGAGCCGTGGGGCACCGGGTTGTTCACGGCGGCGAGAAGTTCGCCCGCTCAGTAGTAGTGGACGGGCACGTCCTTGATTCCTTCAAGGCGATTCAGGACCTCGCTCCCCTGCACAACCCGGCAAACATCCTGGGGATAACCTCCGCACAGGAGGTAATGCCGAATATTCCCCACTGCGCGATTATGGACACAGCATGGCACCAGACCATGCCCAAAACCTCCTACATGTACGCCCTTCCCTACAAATGGTACGAGGATCATGCCGTACGGCGCTACGGTTTTCACGGAACCTCCTTTCTCTACTGCGCGAAGCGGGCCGCCGTTCTCCTGGGAAAGGACCCCTTTGAAACGAACGTCATAATCGCCCACATCGGTAACGGATCCTCCATTAACGCGGTAAAGAACGGCGTCTCCGTGGACACATCCATGGGTCTGACTCCCCTGGAGGGACTGATCATGGGCACCCGCTCCGGCGATATCGATCCCGCCATCCCCTTCTTCATGATGAAAAAACTCGGGCTCAGCCCCGACGAGATGGAGACGATCCTGAACAAGAAGAGCGGCGTTCTGGGAATCACGGAGAAGTATGTTGACCGCCGGGACATCGAGATGGCCGCCGCAGATGGTGACAAAAAAGCGCAGCTTTCCATCGATATGGAATCCTACCGCCTCAAGAAGTACGTCGGTGCCTACGCCGCGGCCCTTGGCCGGGTGGACGCCCTGGTCTTTACCGCCGGCGTTGGCGAACGGGGACCCCAGGTACGGGAGAGGGTCTGCAAGGAGATGGAGCACCTGGGCATCAAGGTCGATATGAACAAGAACACCGCATCCATGACCAGGTACGCCGAAACCGAGCTTTCCACCCCGGATTCACCGGTCAAGGTATTCGTAATTCCCACCGACGAAGAGCTGGTCATGACAGAGGACACCTATGCCCTTCTGGAGGGGACCTACAAGGACCACACCGAGTACACCTACTACTTCCAGAATCCCAATTACGTCAACAAATCCCGCCAGGAAGCTCTCAAGAAGGACCTTGCCAAGCGGCCCGGGCTGGACAAGATTCTGGTTTATCCTCCAAAAAAGTAGAAGAGTCTGCAATTGTCATATTCACCGCCGGTCAAACGCCGGCGGTTTTTTTATATCCGGGCAGATCTAAAAAACGCGGTATTCCTGTTGCAGGCAGGGCGGAGGGATTTATACTATTGACGATCCCATCCTGCTGGTATACATTAAATTTAACCATCTGGTTAGTTTTCTCTTGAAGTAAAGGAGCAGTAGTAGTGGCAAAAACACCGGAGAGAGGTTCTCCTGACGCAACTGCCCGGGAGAAATCACCCGATTCAAGAAACCGGATACTCACGGCGGCGGAAAAACTTTTTGCAGATAAAGGTTTCAGCGGCGCACGGGTGGATGACATAGCCAGACAGGCACGGGTAAACAAGGCTCTGATCTACTACTACTTCAAAAGCAAGGAAGACATCCTGGAAGAGCTTATGGAGACGCTGATCAACGAAGCCATGGAGGTGGTCAACGGTATCGTGCCCCGGGACTTCTCCCTTGAGTCTCTCTCTTCTCCGGAAGAGCGTGAAAAGATCATGCAGCCCCTCTTCGGCTTTCTCCGCAAGAGGGCGAACCTCCTGAAAATACTCCTCGCCGAATCCCTGAAAGAGTCTTCCCATAATGAAACGGTATTCCGGCTTATTTCCGCCATTGTGGAGCGTCAGAACGAGTTCTTCAGACGGTTCAACATGCCCGCTCCCAACGAGGAAAACAAAGCTCATCAAATTGTCGGAGAGTTTTTTACCGGCTTGCTTCCTCTGGCCGGCTACTTTGCCATGGAGGAACGCTGGAGCGCCTTTCTTGATATATCCCGGGACCAGCTGTGGGATATTTTCCTGAAATCCTTTATCAGTTCCCATGTCAGCTACACCATCGAAGGTATAGCAAAGGGCTGAAAGGTTGAAATTTCCCCTTGACTTAACTAAACAGTTAGTATAATACTATAAATATAACTAACTATTTGGTTAAGGATGTGTTTATGGCCCTTCTGCAAAGACCGGGGGAAATACTGACCCTTCAGATAATCCGGAAAAAATGGTGGATTATCGGTGTTTCTGCGGCGCTTCTGCTGCTCAGTCTGTTTTTCTCCCAGAGGATCCTTATACGAACCCAGTTAAAGGACCTGCTTCCCGAATCCAACCAGCGGGTCACCAGCTACAACAGAATCAGCGAGCTTTTCAGCACCAGCTCGATAATCCTCAGCTTCGAAGGAGACAGCAGAACGGAAATACTGCGGGCTGCCCGGGATGCCAGGGACTATTTGGAGCATGACCCGGGTATCTCGCCTTTTATAGAGACAATCCAGCTGGAATTGCCTGGTGATTTTATTGAACGCTGGGGACTCTACATGCAGAAGGCCGATGATATTCGCCGCAGCCGGGATATGTTTTCCAGGTTGAATCTGCTCCCCTTTATAGAGGCCCTGAACGATAATCTCGAAGCCAGCTACACCGGAGACTCTGCCGAAGAGGAGATCCTGACCAATCAGGATGAATGGGAAATGGTCGGGACGATGTCGAACATGGAACGCGCATTACTGCTCCTCCGGGATTACCTGGAAAACCCCGATACCGGAACCCCGGCGGAAAGGGCCGAAGAACTGGCTGCCATCCTGGCCATAGGCGACACCTATACCTTTGACCCGGAAGGCACAATGCTTCTTATGACCCTGGTGCCGTCATTTTCGATATCCGACTACGACAGACTGCTCAGCATGATGCCGGAATTCCGGCGGGTGTTCGGGGAGATTACCAGGCGTCATCCGGGGGTCCGGATCGGTTATACCGGGGACCTGACCAGAGAGTTCGACGAACAGGCGGCATTGAGCTTCGACCTGCTGGTTCCCAGTCTGATTGCACTGCTTCTGATCCTTATTCTGTTTGTCTTCTCCTTTCAGCAGATACGGGCGGTGCTCCTTGCCCTTATATCCCTCGTCGTCGGAATTCTTTTCGACGTGGGGATAATCGGCATTACCCTCAGGGAGTTGAACATCCTGACAACCTCCTTCGCGGTTATTCTGATCGGCCTTGGAATCGATTTTGCCATCCATGTTATCTCAAACTTCACCGACTATCGCGGCCGGGGCATGGATGAGGAGGATGCCATGACGGAGACCTTTAAAAAAGCCGGAGGATCCATTCTTATCGGCGGAATTACCACGGCCATTGCATTTTTCATGCTGATGTTTTCAGACTCCAGGGCAATCAGCCAGTTTGGTTTTATCGCAGGCTGCGGAATCCTTACATGCCTGGCCTCGACATTGATTCTGCTTCCGGCGCTGCTGCTTGTGTTCGGTGCAAAACAGAATCAGACAAACCATACGTACATTATCGATTACCGCTTTCTCGGTTCCCTGGGAGGATTCTGCCGGAAACGCAGAATCCCGGTGCTTGCGGCGTCAATCATAGTTGCAGCGCTCCTTGCCGTCAGTGCCGCCGGAAACAGGGTTGAATACAATATCGAGAACCTGACGGTTACCGACTCCCCCTCCTCGATCACCGAAAACCGTATCCGAGAAAAATTCAACCTCTCCCCCCAGGCGAGCATGACGACGGCCGCATCCATCGAGGAGGCCCGGGATTTGAGTGATACTCTGAAACAGGAGTTTCTGGTGGCCAGAGTAAGTTCGGTTGCGGATTTTATCCCCTCTCCCGGGGAGTCGCAAGAGCGCCTTAAAGAACTGTCGCTGTTTCGACAGGATCCGCCCGGCTACCGGAAGGAGTACCGCTACGATAACGAAGGGCTGGATAATCTTGTGTATGAGATACAGAGGCTTGAATGGAACATGATCGAGATCGGAGATCTGTCGGTCGCCAATCTCGGAGAAGAGAACATGATTCTGAAGAAACGGAATTCCATGATTCGCGAGATCTTCGGCGCCGAAGTCGGCCGTCCCGGCAGAGAGGTTTTTCAGAAGCTCATCAATACTCTGGAAGCTGACCGGGACAGAAGCATGCGGCTCCTGGAAAGACTGGATACCCATTTTGCCCCGGCAATGCTGAAGCTCCTGCAGCCCATGATGCAGACAGTACGGCCCATGGAGATAAGGGATATTCCGGAAAGTTACAGCCGTGAATTAATAAGCCGGGACGGGAAACAGTTCCTGATATCCATTCAGCCCACCGAAGCTGTTGCCAGGGAGGCGGAGTTCATGAGCTTCGACCGCAGGATGGCAGAAATCAATCCCGCCATTACCGGAACCGTACAGATGGCCATAGACTGGACCCGGGAGATGGTTACAGAATCCCGGAGAGCATCAGTCTACGTTTTTGCCGCCATCCTTCTCCTGCTGCTCCTGACATTCCGAAAGCTCCTTCCCACTCTGATTGCCGCACTTTTTCTGCTGATCTCCCTGGTCATCATGTTCGGACTCTTCCCCATTCTGGGTATTCGGCTGAACCTGATGAGCGTGCTTGCGCTGCCCATGATTATCGGAATGGGAATAGACTACGCGGTCCATATTATTCACCGCTACATGCTGGAAGGGGACATCGAAACAACCATGACCTGGTCAGGCAAGGCAGTCCTTCTTTCGGGAGTAACAACCGGGTTCGGATTCGGTTCCCTGGCACTCTTCGGCAGCATGGCGGCTGTTTCCAGTTTTGGCGAGGCCCTTTTTATCGGGGTCATGGTCTGTCTGGTCCTTACATTAACATTTTTACCCGCGGTCTCGGGATTTCCTGCTCTTTTAGGCCGCGGCAATCAAAACACAATCGGGAGGCAGTGAAATGAGTAAAATGAAAGCGCTGTTCGCGATGCTGGTATGTGCATCCGCGGTATGGCCGGAAACAGCTCTGGAGATTATACGCAGGGTAGACGAAAGACAGTATTCGAAAACATCGGAACAGACGATGCTGATGAGGGTATACCCGAGCATGGCGAGCGATTCAGGTCTTCGGGAGTTCAGGATCTCCAGTGTCAGCAGGGGAAATGACGAGACCTTCATGGTGTTCGAGGAACCCCGGACCATCAAGGGAATGAAAA
Above is a genomic segment from Marispirochaeta aestuarii containing:
- a CDS encoding DinB family protein, producing MNQKEKEQILRNELEAVLEGGNAHDGWQHKLKNFPPDKINSGLPGLRTPVRTLLTPWTLLVHMRICVKDILDFIQMRDYSPLPFPEGYWPAEEKAPSPEEWNRELEGFALLMAEAVQLVRDLKTDLFSPLPHAPEYSVYRELLLIADHNAYHLGQLGLFEDL
- a CDS encoding acetate kinase gives rise to the protein MTILTLNCGSSSVKYQLYDWDNKVILAAGIVERVTQPGSVIEHRSTGKEEITREHACPTHKEAIQLILETLVDSEYGALSSIDEIRAVGHRVVHGGEKFARSVVVDGHVLDSFKAIQDLAPLHNPANILGITSAQEVMPNIPHCAIMDTAWHQTMPKTSYMYALPYKWYEDHAVRRYGFHGTSFLYCAKRAAVLLGKDPFETNVIIAHIGNGSSINAVKNGVSVDTSMGLTPLEGLIMGTRSGDIDPAIPFFMMKKLGLSPDEMETILNKKSGVLGITEKYVDRRDIEMAAADGDKKAQLSIDMESYRLKKYVGAYAAALGRVDALVFTAGVGERGPQVRERVCKEMEHLGIKVDMNKNTASMTRYAETELSTPDSPVKVFVIPTDEELVMTEDTYALLEGTYKDHTEYTYYFQNPNYVNKSRQEALKKDLAKRPGLDKILVYPPKK
- the murB gene encoding UDP-N-acetylmuramate dehydrogenase — protein: MNNVRHSAERINIEGSIEFDVPMAPYTSFRVGGPAEIFIHPKNWQDVQRAMVWADTQGLSFFLLGGGANILVADEGIPGVVVHTRSLNGIEIDGSLVTAEAGAEISLVAESAAGADLTGLEFIFRMPGSVGGAVWMNARCYGVSLNERLAWVDLIDTDGRPGRYHPREEDFAYKKSPFQEGRPVITRAGFTLKPGSPEKIRALMDEHARDRESKGHFRYPSAGSVFKNDRAFGMPTGKLIDTAGLKGKRIGGAMIAPFHGNIIVNTGSATASDILALIRLAEEKVDEIFGFRLEREVLLVGAWSR
- the mgtE gene encoding magnesium transporter; protein product: MRDLNEILSEQPHTPAQLNELLAGIPLAELIDQWDSLEEEQKKEVFHALDREDKGDLLISLPASEQAALTEMIGDGDFKDLLQDMEPDDLVDFIQAASSEVRKTLWRKLSPESKREILYLLRFDEDDAAGLMTPRFLAVQSHISVSQALHFLRRNAKKVEMVYYIYVVDKERRLQGVCSLKDILTAPDDAIIENVMEREIIAVREDTDQEEVAKILETYDVMALPVVNSQNALLGIITFDDIIDVIREEQTEDVYKMGAMEGGLDRYLDSSIVALVKKRVPWLIILLLVGTITTNVVHHYESLVIGAAFLFVFMPVITQTGGNTGSQSSTLMIRGLATGEIHFRDIGTVMLKEILVGLIMGFVTGGVIILRSYLLPPGIPLFDAAVIGVSLTFVVVFSTFIGALAPLVIHRMGFDPTVMSAPLMATVIDVCGLTIYFETARIFLGL
- a CDS encoding acetate/propionate family kinase, whose translation is MHTILVINCGSSSIKYEVYRMPDRESIGKGLIERIGQDMGHICQKRPDGKVYDSNAPMPDHKAAMEHLKSALIDGEAGLISSMAEIHGVGHRVVHGGEEYSTSVTIDDKVIAAIEKNIELAPLHNPANLIGIREAMNQLPDCTQVAVFDTAFHQTLSPAAYLYGLPREFYDKYRIRRYGFHGTSHRYVSGEAIKLMKRHPSNTNVISCHLGNGASITAIANGKSMDTSMGFTPLEGVVMGTRSGDIDPQILFYLMERGFSKEDLNRILNKESGMLGLSGISNDMRDIEEAAASGNKQCREALDVYAYRIRKYIGAFAANMVRTDILVFTGGIGENSVKMRERICHRLESLGIILDDERNRENGNRQGVISADYSKTAICVVPTNEELQIARDTYEIIDGM
- a CDS encoding efflux RND transporter permease subunit, yielding MALLQRPGEILTLQIIRKKWWIIGVSAALLLLSLFFSQRILIRTQLKDLLPESNQRVTSYNRISELFSTSSIILSFEGDSRTEILRAARDARDYLEHDPGISPFIETIQLELPGDFIERWGLYMQKADDIRRSRDMFSRLNLLPFIEALNDNLEASYTGDSAEEEILTNQDEWEMVGTMSNMERALLLLRDYLENPDTGTPAERAEELAAILAIGDTYTFDPEGTMLLMTLVPSFSISDYDRLLSMMPEFRRVFGEITRRHPGVRIGYTGDLTREFDEQAALSFDLLVPSLIALLLILILFVFSFQQIRAVLLALISLVVGILFDVGIIGITLRELNILTTSFAVILIGLGIDFAIHVISNFTDYRGRGMDEEDAMTETFKKAGGSILIGGITTAIAFFMLMFSDSRAISQFGFIAGCGILTCLASTLILLPALLLVFGAKQNQTNHTYIIDYRFLGSLGGFCRKRRIPVLAASIIVAALLAVSAAGNRVEYNIENLTVTDSPSSITENRIREKFNLSPQASMTTAASIEEARDLSDTLKQEFLVARVSSVADFIPSPGESQERLKELSLFRQDPPGYRKEYRYDNEGLDNLVYEIQRLEWNMIEIGDLSVANLGEENMILKKRNSMIREIFGAEVGRPGREVFQKLINTLEADRDRSMRLLERLDTHFAPAMLKLLQPMMQTVRPMEIRDIPESYSRELISRDGKQFLISIQPTEAVAREAEFMSFDRRMAEINPAITGTVQMAIDWTREMVTESRRASVYVFAAILLLLLLTFRKLLPTLIAALFLLISLVIMFGLFPILGIRLNLMSVLALPMIIGMGIDYAVHIIHRYMLEGDIETTMTWSGKAVLLSGVTTGFGFGSLALFGSMAAVSSFGEALFIGVMVCLVLTLTFLPAVSGFPALLGRGNQNTIGRQ
- a CDS encoding TetR/AcrR family transcriptional regulator, giving the protein MAKTPERGSPDATAREKSPDSRNRILTAAEKLFADKGFSGARVDDIARQARVNKALIYYYFKSKEDILEELMETLINEAMEVVNGIVPRDFSLESLSSPEEREKIMQPLFGFLRKRANLLKILLAESLKESSHNETVFRLISAIVERQNEFFRRFNMPAPNEENKAHQIVGEFFTGLLPLAGYFAMEERWSAFLDISRDQLWDIFLKSFISSHVSYTIEGIAKG